A window of Mobula hypostoma chromosome 7, sMobHyp1.1, whole genome shotgun sequence genomic DNA:
tgtcttccactattggcaactgaggaagaaaactcttcatactgtgacccagcaggaGTGTTCCACGCCACATTGAACgaccagttgctggtaacaaattctgaaatacaaaggaaaCAAGGgatgacccaacattgtcaaaagtcaaTGAAATCACcgtgcaaggatggccagctcatggtaacccgatgtttccagagttctcagtgagacgagACGAACTGTCAatatgtcaaagaatgctgatgtgtggatcttgtgctgtgcaccagagtgtttgaaaatctgcatgaaggatacctgggtacagtcaagatgaagagtctcacccagaGCTACGTGTGGTGGCCGGGAATAGATAAACCAATTGAAGATTTGTCCAAAAGTTGTTCTGGatgtcaaaaagttcaaaatacaccCCCATGGGCACAGCTACACCCATGGGAATGGCCATTTTCACCATGAAAAAGAGTACACATTGACTTTGCtgagccattcatggactccgtgtttctgtgctgtggatgCTCAGTCAAGTAAGGCCAGAGGTTAGACCAATGAAGTCatccacctcagcaaagactgtctcctcCCTGAGCACTATCTTCACCATAAGTggcttacctgaacaaattgtgagcgacaatggaccacagtacaCCCCAGGAGGAATCTGACTGTACATGAAGAAAAatagcattagacatttcaagtcagctcctcaccacctgtcaatgaaaggtttatccaaaccttcaagaagtccataaAAGCAatagacaaggaggacatttctctatagCACAAGATGGACAACTTTGTTTTTGTGTATTAGAGCTCTGTCCATGTGaggacaaatcaaacacctgcaatgctgttcatgaacaggaatccaAGATCTTGCATCGACCTCTTGAAACCAGACCTCTGAGAGAAGTGCAgagtaaacagttcagccagttgccaagtgaagcagcgaGGAACTTCGAGTTTGGATAGGAAGCCTGAGTGGAtaattaccaagaagacaagtggacatctGGTAGAATAGCCACAAGAACTGGACTATTGATGTGCACAGTGGGTGCTGGAGATCAGACATGAAGATGCCACGttgaccagatactggatgctcaaccgaagaacacatctgagttgactgcatccaacaagacagacattTTACAGCCACCGGACTTGCCTCTCAGAGACTTTCATGTCATTGACAGTAACGTGACACCGGAAACTGAGGACATCGAtgtagacaagacacctaccaaacctgatgccactccaaaGGTCCAGAGACGCTCtcctaaaaaaaaaacagagcaccACCtgaaagactgaacctttagagcTGTGaaattagttatggactgttattgtgaaagcatgtttatttggattatgggtttatgaaagggaaattaaatGTTTTGTGCATAAGCagttctatgttacattgaccgaaagggggaggaagtgtaatgtatggatctatttcttttagagcaatgacccctccaccttagcactatgtattaaTCTGTTGCCTGCGCATACGCTGTTCTCTGCGCTTGGGCATTGTGCTGTCACTCTCTCATTGCAATgagaatacaccagttaaagccatttcACGCATGCgtccttttatttaattgatatgtaattGTGCTGAGACGCAACAGGACTTGTTTGCTTTTGTTGATCTTTTGTTTGATATTATTCTGTTTTGCTGAGTTCTGTGTTGGTCTGCCAGGCACCTTGGGCATCCTATGTGGGTGCCGGAAGGTGTTGTGAATTTGTGGGCTGCACCCCACCACACTCTAGGGTGTgtaggttgttaatgcaaatgacacatttcactatatgtcttgatgtacacatgataaacaaacttgaatattGAATGTACTTAGAAGGGATATTCCTGGAGGAATATCCAGCAAGGCCATATGAGTAGAATTTAGAAATAGGAAAAGTAATTACTTTGATGCTATTATACTATAGGTCCTCAGTAGTCAGCAAGGTTTTAGGGGGAATATAAATTGGGAAATCATAGAAAGGTGCAGGAATAATACGGCACAAATAGTAGATTTTAATTTCCTCCAACATTGACTGAGACTGCCATAGTGCTAAGAAATCGAAAGCGGAAGAATCAAGTGTGTCCAGGAAAATTTTCCGAAGCAATTTTGCAGATAGCCCTACAAGAGAGGGGACAGCACATGCTGATCCTGTTTGGAAATGAGGCTGCAAGTGGCTGATCATTCAGTGGGGGAGCATATTGTGaccagtgaccataattctattaggTTCAAGATAAGAAAAGAATTTAGTTAATCAGAACTGTAAAACATgttaaaataattaatttaatAATGTTATAAAATCAAATTATTTCCATcacaagctttttttttgttttaggagTTGCAACAGAAATTAAATGCAAAGCTATTCTTGGCTACAAAAACAATGAACACTGCATGCTGTATTGGTTATTTAAGGAGAGGGACTTTGATGtaaatggagaagatcctgtctATGAAAGCCGTAAGAGGTAGGAGATATACTGATATAGATTACACTCTGCCCATTGTCAATGTTTTGCAGCAAATATAAATTATTGGAAGCAGTATTCTCCAGAGTTCAAATATTGACTGTGTTAAATTTCCAATTTATTGCTTAATATCGGCTGTTGTTTAAACTGGCAGGTCCTCCGGGATGACTGTCattaaaataaataactaatatTTACTTTAACTGTAATTAATGAAAAATCATAGAAGAAAGTAAGTTTTATTCTTAGTGTTACTAATCCAAAATTCCATCGAGCTTGAGTAAATGTGCAATTATACCAACATATTCCATTTCTATAAGCAGCTTAAAAACATGAATATTTCTGTTAATCTCTGGCGTTGGATGCTTAATGAACACAATTCTGTATTTTCAATAATGACACTCTCACAATCTGTTCCCCTTAGTCCTGTCAGAGAAGGCAATAGAACATATCAGATAAACACCCTGGTGTTCAAAAGAATTGAAGCGGAGCATCTGAATGAACCTTTCATTTGTAAATTAAATTGTCCAGAGACTGACTTAAATGGCACTGTCACGCTTCTGGAAAAAGGTACTCATTAGAGTAATAGAATAATAAATTGAAGTTGGATCATTGGATTACTGATGGTCAAAATCAGTGAAAACTAAGCATCTGGATTAAAATGTTCTGGATTTATTTTATGATGAATTAGTTGTTTTTAGATTGAAGATTAATATGCTGTGTGCAATAATAGTGTTGCTTGGGTTTTCTCTTGCAGTGGCTGCTGCATGTCCATAACTGATACGTGGATAGATCTGACTTGTTAAGAAAATAAGCAGATAGAAAACAGGGCCAACAGCAGGTTATATCGTACTTTGAGCCCTGAGTGTCCTCCATAGCCCTCAAGACCACTAGTACAAAATCCATCCATCACTCTTTAGATTATACCACATTATTTAGAATCCATAGCCTTCTTGAATAGTGAATTGCAAAGATTTATAATggtaaaaattcctcctcacccaaGTTTTATATGGCTGACCCTTTATCCTGAGATCATACTTCATGGTTTTATGATGTACCATAATGTTGAATTTCACTACCTTTGTTGAGCGCTTTAATTTTGTACAAGCACTCATCTTGGTTCATCAAAAAGGAAACAAATATTATAATGGGAGCATGGTAATATGAAAAGAGGCCAATTCTATATAGgctctttttaaaaattgtaatgcAGTTACCTATCCTCTTCATTCTCTTCAAATTAAATGTGTGAGAACAGTGTacgagataataagaggcataaagTGAgttgatagccagagactttttcacaGCAGAGTTGGTGGCAGACGCAAATACATcaggacatttaagaagctcttagaaaaatagatatctatgtaggagtgaagggttagattcGTCTTAAAGTTGGTTATAAGGTCATGAGCTAAAGGACCTGGACATTGCTGTAGTGTTCCACGTTCTTTATTGTAAAATCTCAGAAGCATTAGAACATATTAAAACTTGAAGGTGTTACTGTGGttttaaaggttcatttattatcaaatatgcagtattcaactctgagatttttcttctccagatagtcacaaaACCAAGAAAAATGACAGAAttcagttcagagagaaacagtAAACCCACATATATAAAAAAAGGCAACACAATCATCAACTCCCAAACCCTcctcccccctgcacaaaacgcaacaagaacatcagctgccaaatctccctctccccgtagaaaaaaaaaccaaaaaatatGCAACATCGATCATCAGACCCTGTCCACCACAGAAAGTGCCACAAgaacatcaactcccaaatctCCTTCTCCTGCAGATAAAAAAGAGAAAGCatgggtgaaaacacagaatataaaaactataagactgaaagaaAAGTCCGTAGTCCATTGTCtaaatccataaacacagaacaCCTTGGTAACATCCTCAGACGAACAGCATATAACGttcatctgttttttttccccctttcaacTATTGGTAGTTGGTGGGGGAGAAACAGATGAAGAGGAAAACCAGTAAAAATCTTGTTGAAACCAGAAGGTGGAAAAATGGCATGAATCAGCAAGAGGGTAACATGAGATAATTGAAAGACAAAAGCAAAATGTTTCTTTTGTCAAACTAAACAGTAATGGCATTTTTTGCCACCACTTCAAAGATGAGCTGCTTCCCTTTCTTGTTTATCTATTTGTGTATGATAATTTCTTGTTTCATTTTGTTCCTTCCATTTTTAAATGCTGTTTACAAAGTAAATTCTTCCCTTTCTATAGAAGGGTCCAAACCTGGAACATTCATTATGTTGATTGTCCCATtccttctgcctgacctgctacatGTTTCCAGCAGAATTTTACATTTTGTGTAAAGCATTAAATTTGGATCGGCATGAACAAGTATAATGGCATCTACTGGTAGGAGCCAGGAAAAGGAAAAATGAGAAGTGGGAAGATAGGGCTACAATCATGAGTTTCACAGCAAATTGATAATCGGTTGCAAATTAGAATGTGTCAAAAATTATACTTACGTTATAATTAATTCTTGCCCATTTCAAATGAATGAtaaaaaataaaagttgaaaaacTTGCAAATCCAAAAATCCGTATTAAAATCAAGAAGtcttggaaacactcagcagataaCAGCTATATAAAGATAAATGGTCAAAATTTCAGGTTCATGAATGTTTAAAATAAGCCACCAATACAATGCACTGATAAACAAAATCATTGAAGCCCTCCAAGTGATATTTGCACAGTGTCAATACCACATAACTACACAAGCAAGAGAAAGTCACTCCACCCCTctgttctgctccaccattcaataaactCAAGGCTGATCTTGTACATCAACAGCACTTCCTTCACAAATCCTGTACTTCTTCAGTTTCTTATTAcctaaaaacctatcaatctgtcTTGAATGTACTTAGTGATTGAGCCGTTACGGGATTTATGGGCATTGCATTCCAAAGATTCGCTAGCCTCTAACCTCTGGGTAAAGATAAACAAAAGAGActcagcaggtgctggaaatccaggtgaagtcttgatgaagagtctcagcctgaaatgctgactggttattcctgacctgctgagttcctcctccagtattctgtgtgtgttcctcCAGCTAAATAAATTTCTTGTCATCACTCTACTGAATAGTTGACCCCTTATTTGAGATTGTGACATCTAACACTTGGCTAGAGAAAATATTATGCCAACATCTATTTTATCATTTATACATTTCATTGAGGTAATTTTCTAATCATTTAAATTCAGGGGATTAAAGGGTCAAATTAGCTAATTAACTCCATTGAACCATTGCCACTTATAACCTCTCACATGTATGCTTTCCATTGGGAGGAAGATAACTGGAAACTGCGGGGTTTTGTGTTCTCTGTGACTGCAATTTTTGATTGATACTCTGCATTAATGAGACTGATcacaaattttatttattttctgtagGCAAACGTGACTGTAGTCTAATATTCCTGCTACTGTTTACAACCTTGGCTGTTATCATTATTATAGCAGTGGTCTATGCCAGGTTCAAAATAGACTTGGCCCTTTGCTTCAGGGACTTAATTTCCATGGATGAAACTCTACAAGGTAAAATTCTGAAAATAAATGTATGCATAAATCTTATTTTGATTCATATCAAAGCTGAATAGATAAACcctgaactgaagtgacggattATGTTTATGGACAGGTTGACATCTTTCCCAACCAGGATATCAACACATCTGTAAATTTAGGTTGCAGTCACCTGCACCTTTCCACATCCTAAGCAGTCGATTGTGAATTTGTGCATATACCAAAATTCACTATACGTCACAGAATCCTAAAGACTTTCACTGTACAAATGCTTTTAAaaacaacatctgcagaaccACCTTCCAATTCCAACCACAAGCAACCAGGTGATGTTAGCAGTTTTAGTGAATTTCACAGCTCTtcgctcttcccccttccccacaaGCTTCAGACTTTTCCAGGAAAGTGATATCTATTAGCCTGGAAGTGCAAAAATAATTTTGGTGATTGGCACATTGGAATTGTTTTATGTGGAGTTTATTTTGAACAGATTCTTTATTCTCAGTGATGGTACATAATTTCTGTCACAAATACACTAAGTAATAATTTGTTTATATCATTTAAACTGGGTTCACTATGGGCTCTAGGATTTGGTCTAAATTAACATGATGTTATGCAGCCCAAATTGATCGAGTAGGCAGAGGAAAGCAATTTTGTCCACCCATTTGATGAAAATGGGTAGGTCATTACTTACTGTTTTAAAGGTGCTCTTTGCCATCAGTGAAAGCCTAAAGATTTAGACCAGCAACTTTTTACAACATGCATACTAGTGACTGGAGTGCAGCTCATTGCTTTACAAAGCAATAGTCATCACACGTAATAATCAGTGTATTAACTATAATAATTTTGGATTTGGCTTTCAGACAGTAAGGAGTATGATGCCTATGTATTGCTTCTTAAGAGTAAAGAGGCTCTCATCTGCGCTGAGGTAGAAGCTTTTGCTTTGAAACTATTACCCACAATTCTAGAACAAAAATTTGGCTATCGCTTGTGCATTTTTGAACGTGATGTTCTTCCTGGAACAGGTACGATTGTCTCTTCAACTTAATTGCAGTACTAAGATGTACAATTTATATGAGAAAATACATTCGTTAGCAATCTTCATCCTTGAACCTTTTGTCTTGTTTCTAAACAAGACTGTGACGATCTCTGCACTTACTTTTTGTTTGATACTTCAAGTGTGCTCCTGTTGAGCCAGACCCATCCCATTCCCTTCCACTGAATTTCTATCTCTCTTTAATCTCATTTCATTCATTCCTCCTAATGTCAACAGAACTTTGATTTCTAGACAGCATACTAATTAGTATTGTAAATACTTCCTTCCCATTATACATTGTGTTAAATTTGTTCATGGGATATTGACAGTGCAATGTCAGATTTAATTGTACATCCCTGTTTATTCTTGAAATTCTGATGGTGAATTATTTCATTTGGTGATTACAGCCAGTGTGATGAAAGTATACCTGTCAAATTGCCTGAAACTATTGAATTTAACTGTTTCTTAAGTTAATGTTAGGCCTCATTGGAAAAGAGCGTGAGGCCACAGACAGGTAGGTCATACAACATTTGTAGATATAGAATTAGAGTGACAGGCAACTGGAAGCTCAGGTTAACCCCTGAAGAATGAATGTAGATGCACTACAATGTGATCACACAATCTGCAGTGTGTTTGGAATCTCCAGTGCAGTAGACACCATATTGTGCTTCTCAAATAATACAACTGTACTTGCTTCTTCCACTTCTTCTAGCAGTTTGCTCCataactcaccaccctctgcatgaaaaatgTGCCTAAGTCCCTTTGaagattttacctttcaccctagaACAATGCCCTTCAGTTTTGGACTCTCCTACTATAAAAAAAAGACTATTGCCATCCACCTTAATTATGCCTTTCATAAATGTAAGTACTACTACAAAGTTGCCCCACATTCATCTGTGTTCCAGTGAATGAAGACCTAGTcgggccaacctctccctacaactcaggcTCCCTAGtactggcaatatccttgtatgtATTTCCCTGTACTCTATCCCTTGTAATTGTTCTCCTGGCCCCTCTGTTTCATTACATTCCCTAGTGCTTTAACATACGTAGTACAAGTCCTATActtgtttgactttccaaaatgcatcatctcacatATATTGTATCTGTGGCCCACTTGCTTAACTGATCAAGATCATACAATCACCTATGATAACTTTCCTCACTATTGAGAACACCTcccaattttgtgtcatctgtaaacttaccaaTCAAATCTCGTGCAGTCAcattcaaatcatttatataaataacaaatagcAAGGGTCCTAACATTAacacctgtggcacaccactagtcgctggcCTGCATTCTGAAaaacaaccttcaaccaccaccctctgcttccgaacttcaagccaattttgaatccaaaccAAGTATcactccttggatcccatgggaTCTAAACCTTCCTGACCAGCCCTGtcaaggccttgctgaagtccagtTGACAATAtcctgccctaccttcatctatcTTTTTGGTTACTTCTTCAGAAAACTTAAAAGATTACTAAAGCACAActttccacacacaaagccatactgactaccaAATTAGACTTTGTCCAAATTATGGTGGATCCTGTTCCtctgaattccctccagtaacttctccATCACTGGTGTCAGGTCAAACAGTCTGTCTTTCTCTGGGTTGTCCTCATTATCCTTgtcaaacaatggaacaacattaactgCCTTCCAGTTTTTGGGAACTTTACCATGGCTTAAAATGCAGCCAGTATCTCCACAAGGGCCTCTACAATTTCTTCTCCAGCCTGATCACAAAGTCCGAAGTCACTGGGGAATTGTCCACCTTAATGCACTGCCCGGCCACTAATGCCTCCTCACAGGTAACAGTGTTAACAGGTAACAGTGTTAACAATTCAAGTCAATGATCTATCATCAAaattctccacagatgttgcctggcctgctgagtattttcagcatattCTGTTTCAATTTCAGATGTCTAGAATCCGCCAATTAATTTTTGCCTTTGAGAGTAAATTCCTGATCTAAGAAGTTTgacaaatttaaattatatagCTGAGGAGTAGCGTAAAACAaagcatttagaacatagaaaacctacagtacaatacaggcccttcagcccacaaagctgtgccgaacatgtccttaccttagaaattatctagagttacccatagccctctatttttctaagctccatgtacctttccaggggtctcttaaaagaccctatcgtattcgcctccaccaccgtcactggcagcccattccgtgcactcatcactctctgagtaaaaaaacaacaacttacccctgacttcccctctgtacctacttccaagcaccttaaaactgtgccctcttgtgctggccatttcagccctgagaaaaagcctctgactatccacacgatcaatcttgtatacctctaccaggtcacctctcatcctccatcgctccaaggagaaaaggcccagttcactcaaacaattctcataaggcatgctctctaatccaggcaacgtccttgtaaatctcctctgcaccctccctacggtttccacatccttcgtgtagtgaggcgaccagaattgagcacagttctccaagtgggatctgaccagggtcctatatagctgcaatattacctttcggctcttaaacgcaatcccacgattgatgaaggcaaatgcactgtatgcctttgtaaccacagagtcaacctacgcagcagctttgagtgtcctatggactcggaccccaagatccatctgatccttcatactgccaagagtctttgacttaccaaaatgaaccacctcatacttatctgggttgaactccatctgccacttctcagcccagttttgcattctattgatgtcccgctgtaacttctgacaaccctccacccTATCCACAGCACTATCTACAGATACTTTAAATATCTGAGTAACAAGGCTAATGATCTGtaaagtagcacacacaaaatgctggtggaacgcagtaggccaggcagcatctataggaagaagtacagtcgatgaagggtctcgtcccgaaacgtggactgtacttctttctatagatgctgcctggcctgctgcgtgtttctttcagttagtcctcacgaagggtctcggcccgaaatgtcgactgtacttcttcctatagatgctgcctggcctgctgcgttccaccagcatgttgtgtgtgttgcttgaatttccagcatctgcagattttcttgtgtttgtgatctgTAAAGTAGCAAGGGTTGGTGattattttattaaattatttgatcatcaatttttttctctttgcagctTCTGTCGATGAAATGCTTTACTACATCAACAAATCCAGAACCTTGATTATAATACTCTGTGCTGAATATATAGCAAATGACAGTTCTATGTATGGCTTGATGACAGGTCTTCATCAAGCCTTGGTCGAGGGGTTAATAAAACCAATACTCATTGAATATATTCCAATAAGAGACATTACATTTTTACCACTGTCACTTCAGCTTATTCTGAAATCAGACAGGACAGTGAAGTGGACAAATGAATCTCAACCACAGAATTCATACTTTTGGAAAAAGATAAGATACCTTATGCCAGCAAAATACACTAAAGCAGCCAAGCGCTCATGAGGTGAAAGAACAATTTGCATTTTGACACCAGAATCTGATGATCAAGTGATTATGCATTTACTGGTATTGAGTCGAGAAAATTTGTGGTTCTGTGGCACAAATAGATTGGTAGAATAAATAGTTTTGAGTTAGGTGAAatctttaatattttgaagtgaaATTGCAAAATTGTTgccaaatagaaaaaaaacaagacaagtATAGAACAAGAAATAGTACTGTATTGTGACAAATCTTTGCCCTTCTAATCTGCAATCTACAATATCACACCTCAGTATTTAATCTGATTTCGTCAACAACTGAACCAGCCTATACAAAGAACTATAGAGGATAGGTTACGCATTCTAGAAGTAGATATGAATCAGGAATTCAGGAAGGGTGGGCAAACATAGAGAAAATTATGATCATCAAGGAGATAGTGGTGAAATGTATTTGGAACTATGAACTTAGAagtcattggatttttttttaatgtacttcATCCTAAGATTTCAAAGAAGTGGTATGTGAGGGAACTGAAGTGTTATTTTTAATATTCCAAAATTTCCTTGATTCTGGGATGGTTCCAATAAATTGGAAAATAGTAAA
This region includes:
- the LOC134349534 gene encoding interleukin-18 receptor 1-like isoform X2; this translates as MSSLQACRFNITWYKHTSEGGHKNILGEADRITYEETSLGFWPVFVNDTGSYSCSVFNRTYNVSSAVTSLNVHKYERLCDVHFFDHVETIGKEHKLSCPNLEIYNSNEDNIMWVKNCKDKVHTGNTYTISKVEEKNAGNYTCVLTLGKDGMQYNVTRTIRLKTRDHIEPFIPKLIYPGRREQIDVELGVATEIKCKAILGYKNNEHCMLYWLFKERDFDVNGEDPVYESRKSPVREGNRTYQINTLVFKRIEAEHLNEPFICKLNCPETDLNGTVTLLEKGKRDCSLIFLLLFTTLAVIIIIAVVYARFKIDLALCFRDLISMDETLQDSKEYDAYVLLLKSKEALICAEVEAFALKLLPTILEQKFGYRLCIFERDVLPGTASVDEMLYYINKSRTLIIILCAEYIANDSSMYGLMTGLHQALVEGLIKPILIEYIPIRDITFLPLSLQLILKSDRTVKWTNESQPQNSYFWKKIRYLMPAKYTKAAKRS
- the LOC134349534 gene encoding interleukin-18 receptor 1-like isoform X1, which produces MDAKYLALIIFCYILGRIQGCLIGKCFSKSPARVFVTEGQHVRLACNLCNASTPLDMSSLQACRFNITWYKHTSEGGHKNILGEADRITYEETSLGFWPVFVNDTGSYSCSVFNRTYNVSSAVTSLNVHKYERLCDVHFFDHVETIGKEHKLSCPNLEIYNSNEDNIMWVKNCKDKVHTGNTYTISKVEEKNAGNYTCVLTLGKDGMQYNVTRTIRLKTRDHIEPFIPKLIYPGRREQIDVELGVATEIKCKAILGYKNNEHCMLYWLFKERDFDVNGEDPVYESRKSPVREGNRTYQINTLVFKRIEAEHLNEPFICKLNCPETDLNGTVTLLEKGKRDCSLIFLLLFTTLAVIIIIAVVYARFKIDLALCFRDLISMDETLQDSKEYDAYVLLLKSKEALICAEVEAFALKLLPTILEQKFGYRLCIFERDVLPGTASVDEMLYYINKSRTLIIILCAEYIANDSSMYGLMTGLHQALVEGLIKPILIEYIPIRDITFLPLSLQLILKSDRTVKWTNESQPQNSYFWKKIRYLMPAKYTKAAKRS